The following proteins come from a genomic window of Ovis canadensis isolate MfBH-ARS-UI-01 breed Bighorn chromosome 22, ARS-UI_OviCan_v2, whole genome shotgun sequence:
- the CYP26A1 gene encoding cytochrome P450 26A1 isoform X2, which translates to MGLPALLASALCTFVLPLLLFLAAIKLWDLYCVSSRDRSCALPLPPGTMGFPFFGETLQMVLQRRKFLQMKRRKYGFIYKTHLFGRPTVRVMGADNVRRILLGEHRLVSVHWPASVRTILGSGCLSNLHDSSHKQRKKVKRLMFRIAMRILLGCESRVASGGEDEQQLVEAFEEMTRNLFSLPIDVPFSGLYRGLKARDLIHARIEENIRAKIRRLRAAEAGGGCKDALQLLIEHSWERGERLDMQALKQSSTELLFGGHETTASAATSLITYLGLYPHVLQKVREELKNKGLLCKGNQDNKLDVEILEQLKYIGCVIKETLRLNPPVPGGFRVALKTFELNGYQIPKGWNVIYSICDTHDVADLFTNKEEFNPDRFLLPHPEDASRFSFIPFGGGLRSCVGKEFAKILLKIFTVELARHCDWQLLNGPPTMKTSPTVYPVDDLPARFTRFQGEI; encoded by the exons ATGGGGCTCCCGGCGCTGCTGGCCAGTGCGCTCTGCACCTTcgtgctgccgctgctgctcttCCTGGCCGCGATCAAGCTCTGGGACTTGTACTGCGTGAGCAGCCGGGACCGCAGCTGTGCCCTCCCTTTGCCTCCCGGAACGATGGGCTTCCCCTTCTTTGGggaaacactgcagatggtgctacAG CGAAGGAAGTTCCTGCAGATGAAGCGCAGGAAATACGGCTTCATCTACAAGACGCATCTGTTCGGACGGCCCACGGTGCGGGTGATGGGAGCGGACAACGTGCGGCGCATTTTGCTCGGAGAGCACCGGCTGGTGTCGGTCCACTGGCCCGCGTCAGTGCGCACTATCCTGGGTTCTGGGTGCCTCTCTAACCTGCACGATTCCTCGCACAAGCAGCGCAagaag GTGAAGCGCCTCATGTTCCGCATTGCCATGCGCATCCTGCTGGGCTGCGAGTCCCGGGTGGCGAGCGGCGGGGAAGACGAGCAGCAGCTGGTAGAGGCCTTCGAGGAAATGACCCGCAATCTCTTCTCGTTGCCCATAGACGTGCCCTTCAGCGGACTGTACCGG GGCCTGAAGGCGCGCGACCTCATCCACGCGCGCATCGAGGAGAACATTCGCGCCAAGATCCGCAGGCTGCGGGCGGCGGAGGCGGGCGGGGGCTGCAAAGATGCCCTGCAGTTGTTGATCGAGCACTcgtgggagagaggagagaggctggACATGCAG GCATTAAAGCAATCTTCAACAGAGCTTCTCTTTGGAGGGCATGAAACCACGGCCAGCGCAGCTACATCTCTGATCACTTACTTGGGGCTCTACCCACATGTTCTCCAGAAAGTTCGAGAGGAGCTGAAGAATAAG GGTTTACTTTGCAAAGGCAATCAAGACAACAAGTTGGATGTGGAAATTTTGGAACAGCTTAAGTACATTGGGTGTGTTATTAAAGAGACCCTTCGACTGAACCCCCCAGTTCCAGGAGGGTTTCGGGTTGCCCTTAAGACTTTTGAATTAAAT GGATACCAGATTCCCAAAGGCTGGAATGTAATCTACAGTATCTGCGATACTCATGATGTTGCTGATCTCTTCACCAACAAGGAGGAATTTAATCCTGACCGCTTTCTGCTGCCTCACCCAGAGGATGCATCCAGGTTCAGCTTCATTCCATTTGGAGGAGGCCTTAGGAGCTGTGTAGGGAAAGAGTTTGCAAAAattcttctcaaaatatttacAGTGGAGCTGGCCAGGCATTGTGACTGGCAGCTTCTAAATGGACCTCCTACAATGAAAACGAGTCCCACTGTGTATCCTGTGGATGATCTCCCGGCCAGGTTCACTCGTTTCCAGGGGGAAATCTGA
- the CYP26A1 gene encoding cytochrome P450 26A1 isoform X1 has product MGLPALLASALCTFVLPLLLFLAAIKLWDLYCVSSRDRSCALPLPPGTMGFPFFGETLQMVLQRRKFLQMKRRKYGFIYKTHLFGRPTVRVMGADNVRRILLGEHRLVSVHWPASVRTILGSGCLSNLHDSSHKQRKKVIMQAFSREALQCYVPVITEEVGNYLEQWLSCGERGLLVYPQVKRLMFRIAMRILLGCESRVASGGEDEQQLVEAFEEMTRNLFSLPIDVPFSGLYRGLKARDLIHARIEENIRAKIRRLRAAEAGGGCKDALQLLIEHSWERGERLDMQALKQSSTELLFGGHETTASAATSLITYLGLYPHVLQKVREELKNKGLLCKGNQDNKLDVEILEQLKYIGCVIKETLRLNPPVPGGFRVALKTFELNGYQIPKGWNVIYSICDTHDVADLFTNKEEFNPDRFLLPHPEDASRFSFIPFGGGLRSCVGKEFAKILLKIFTVELARHCDWQLLNGPPTMKTSPTVYPVDDLPARFTRFQGEI; this is encoded by the exons ATGGGGCTCCCGGCGCTGCTGGCCAGTGCGCTCTGCACCTTcgtgctgccgctgctgctcttCCTGGCCGCGATCAAGCTCTGGGACTTGTACTGCGTGAGCAGCCGGGACCGCAGCTGTGCCCTCCCTTTGCCTCCCGGAACGATGGGCTTCCCCTTCTTTGGggaaacactgcagatggtgctacAG CGAAGGAAGTTCCTGCAGATGAAGCGCAGGAAATACGGCTTCATCTACAAGACGCATCTGTTCGGACGGCCCACGGTGCGGGTGATGGGAGCGGACAACGTGCGGCGCATTTTGCTCGGAGAGCACCGGCTGGTGTCGGTCCACTGGCCCGCGTCAGTGCGCACTATCCTGGGTTCTGGGTGCCTCTCTAACCTGCACGATTCCTCGCACAAGCAGCGCAagaag GTGATCATGCAGGCCTTCAGCCGCGAGGCGCTTCAGTGCTACGTGCCAGTGATCACCGAAGAAGTGGGCAACTACTTGGAGCAATGGCTGAGCTGTGGCGAGCGCGGCCTCCTGGTCTACCCCCAGGTGAAGCGCCTCATGTTCCGCATTGCCATGCGCATCCTGCTGGGCTGCGAGTCCCGGGTGGCGAGCGGCGGGGAAGACGAGCAGCAGCTGGTAGAGGCCTTCGAGGAAATGACCCGCAATCTCTTCTCGTTGCCCATAGACGTGCCCTTCAGCGGACTGTACCGG GGCCTGAAGGCGCGCGACCTCATCCACGCGCGCATCGAGGAGAACATTCGCGCCAAGATCCGCAGGCTGCGGGCGGCGGAGGCGGGCGGGGGCTGCAAAGATGCCCTGCAGTTGTTGATCGAGCACTcgtgggagagaggagagaggctggACATGCAG GCATTAAAGCAATCTTCAACAGAGCTTCTCTTTGGAGGGCATGAAACCACGGCCAGCGCAGCTACATCTCTGATCACTTACTTGGGGCTCTACCCACATGTTCTCCAGAAAGTTCGAGAGGAGCTGAAGAATAAG GGTTTACTTTGCAAAGGCAATCAAGACAACAAGTTGGATGTGGAAATTTTGGAACAGCTTAAGTACATTGGGTGTGTTATTAAAGAGACCCTTCGACTGAACCCCCCAGTTCCAGGAGGGTTTCGGGTTGCCCTTAAGACTTTTGAATTAAAT GGATACCAGATTCCCAAAGGCTGGAATGTAATCTACAGTATCTGCGATACTCATGATGTTGCTGATCTCTTCACCAACAAGGAGGAATTTAATCCTGACCGCTTTCTGCTGCCTCACCCAGAGGATGCATCCAGGTTCAGCTTCATTCCATTTGGAGGAGGCCTTAGGAGCTGTGTAGGGAAAGAGTTTGCAAAAattcttctcaaaatatttacAGTGGAGCTGGCCAGGCATTGTGACTGGCAGCTTCTAAATGGACCTCCTACAATGAAAACGAGTCCCACTGTGTATCCTGTGGATGATCTCCCGGCCAGGTTCACTCGTTTCCAGGGGGAAATCTGA